In the genome of Cellvibrio sp. KY-YJ-3, one region contains:
- a CDS encoding S9 family peptidase, with translation MQKILPFLWMLTFSIATPAFAKDTNSRIVEGGGTGKFPAIMKSEDSLQTHTIFRPQDIQHFSGKKTLPIVVWGNGACFDSPFEHVNFLNEIASQGFMVIAIGTMPRASGEQNKERSTSAKLTAAIDWAFAQNTNKNSVYFKKLNTNKIALAGMSCGGLQALEVADDPRITTLIVANSGIFIEPLRGNAMPMMPQLDKTQLKKIHTPTLYLLGGPSDIAYKNGMDDVKKINHVPVFVANLNVGHGGTYAQAFGGEYGKVATAWLNWQLKGDKNSSKLFKGKTPKLSTWKGWVVDKKNMK, from the coding sequence ATGCAAAAAATACTACCCTTTTTATGGATGCTAACATTCAGTATTGCAACACCCGCATTTGCCAAAGACACCAACAGCCGGATTGTAGAAGGTGGCGGGACAGGAAAATTTCCTGCAATTATGAAAAGCGAGGACTCACTCCAAACGCACACTATTTTCCGCCCGCAGGATATCCAGCATTTCAGCGGTAAAAAAACCTTACCTATTGTTGTCTGGGGTAACGGCGCCTGTTTTGACTCGCCGTTTGAACACGTCAATTTTTTAAATGAAATCGCCTCGCAGGGTTTTATGGTTATCGCTATAGGAACAATGCCCAGAGCATCTGGTGAACAAAATAAAGAGAGATCAACCTCTGCCAAACTCACCGCCGCTATAGACTGGGCATTTGCACAAAACACCAATAAAAACAGCGTTTACTTCAAGAAATTGAACACCAACAAAATTGCCCTTGCCGGTATGTCCTGCGGTGGATTACAAGCACTGGAAGTGGCAGACGACCCGCGCATTACTACATTGATAGTCGCCAACAGCGGTATTTTTATCGAACCACTGCGCGGCAATGCCATGCCGATGATGCCGCAACTGGACAAAACCCAACTGAAAAAAATTCACACACCAACCCTCTATTTGCTGGGCGGCCCATCTGACATAGCCTATAAAAATGGCATGGATGATGTGAAAAAAATTAATCATGTACCGGTATTTGTCGCTAACCTGAACGTAGGTCACGGCGGCACCTATGCACAAGCGTTTGGCGGTGAATATGGCAAGGTCGCCACGGCGTGGCTTAACTGGCAATTAAAAGGCGATAAAAATTCCAGCAAGCTTTTTAAAGGAAAAACCCCAAAATTATCAACATGGAAAGGCTGGGTTGTTGACAAAAAAAATATGAAATAA
- a CDS encoding EAL domain-containing protein, whose amino-acid sequence MSASSANQSEFYQRASRQLQQTLRSGRLPDLDESEQLARELDIYRLALQLQQQELDQLEQKLTEFASHEREQLEALRTNARILEASQAIAKVGGVEMHVPTRSLYWTAETYRIHDTTPEEFTPSLDEGFSMYLPGSRERIAQAMRHAIETGEVFDIEVEKYTFKGRKIDLRTTCTAHYENGTLVRLTGIYQDITERKQAERRYQHHNHILEILLTKIPLDEVLRSIVCDVEELVPGAICSILLTDESGTHLTHGAAPHLPEFYVKAINGASIGPATGSCGTAAFLGERVIVEDIDTHPYWRDYRELAAQAGLRACWSQPIFSAQGKVLGTFAIYHREPSSPQVEDLRLIESEARLSALAIEQSHVETRLQLAASVFTHAREGIFITDLLGNIIEVNQIFSDITGYTREEVIGKNPRLLKSGLHGQEFYASLWHDLEQKGYWHGELWNRHKNGKLYATMMTISAVQDGLGHTQSYVNLFTDITPIKEHQRQLEYIAHYDALTGLPNRVLLADRLKQAISHSHRQNAALAVLYIDLDGFKAINDQYGHDTGDQLLVNIAHRLKATLREGDTIARIGGDEFVVVMTGLEGPKTHELVLERLLHEAATPLMLNEQLLQVSASIGATLYPQDAADADQLLRHADQAMYIAKQAGKNGYHLFDVAKDMAVKTQRESLEHIRSALDKREFVLFYQPKVNMRSGEIIGVEALVRWQHPQQGLIPPIKFLPVIEDHPLSIELGDWVIDEALSQIERWQALGLQMPVSVNVGALQLQRSDFAARLAEQLLAHPQVPPAFLELEIVETSALKDIAEVADLMRACCALGVHFAVDDFGTGYSSLTYLKRLPADLLKIDQTFVRDMLDDPDDLAIVKGVIGLANAFHRRVIAEGVETIAHGELLIPLGCELAQGYGIARPMPASDLPRWAAQWQPDPAWRNFTG is encoded by the coding sequence ATGAGTGCATCCTCCGCCAATCAAAGCGAGTTCTACCAGCGCGCCTCGCGCCAGCTGCAGCAAACACTGCGGTCTGGCCGCTTACCTGACTTGGACGAATCCGAACAGCTCGCACGCGAACTGGATATCTACCGCCTCGCCCTGCAATTGCAGCAGCAAGAGCTGGATCAGCTAGAGCAGAAACTGACTGAATTTGCCAGCCACGAGCGCGAACAGTTAGAGGCGCTGCGCACTAACGCGCGTATCCTCGAAGCTTCACAGGCCATCGCCAAAGTCGGGGGCGTCGAGATGCACGTACCCACCCGCAGCCTCTACTGGACTGCCGAAACCTATCGCATCCACGACACCACCCCCGAAGAATTCACCCCCTCACTCGACGAGGGCTTTTCTATGTACTTGCCTGGCTCCCGCGAGCGTATCGCCCAAGCCATGCGCCACGCCATAGAAACCGGCGAAGTGTTTGATATTGAGGTGGAAAAATACACCTTCAAAGGGCGCAAAATCGACCTGCGCACAACTTGTACCGCCCACTATGAAAATGGCACGCTCGTGCGCCTGACCGGCATTTACCAGGACATTACCGAGCGCAAACAAGCCGAGCGCCGCTACCAGCATCACAACCATATACTGGAAATACTGCTCACCAAAATCCCGTTGGATGAGGTGCTGCGCAGTATTGTGTGCGATGTAGAGGAGCTGGTACCCGGCGCCATTTGCAGCATCCTGCTGACCGACGAGAGCGGCACTCACCTCACTCACGGCGCCGCGCCCCATCTGCCCGAGTTTTATGTAAAGGCAATCAACGGCGCCAGCATAGGCCCTGCCACCGGCTCCTGTGGTACCGCCGCCTTTTTGGGTGAGCGCGTCATAGTGGAGGACATAGACACCCACCCCTACTGGCGCGACTATCGCGAACTGGCTGCCCAAGCCGGGCTGCGCGCCTGCTGGTCGCAGCCGATATTTTCTGCCCAGGGCAAGGTGCTGGGCACTTTCGCCATCTACCATCGCGAACCCAGCAGCCCCCAAGTGGAAGACCTGCGCCTGATCGAAAGTGAAGCGCGGCTCTCGGCACTGGCCATTGAACAGTCTCATGTAGAGACTCGCCTGCAGCTGGCGGCCAGTGTATTTACCCATGCACGGGAGGGGATTTTTATCACCGACCTGCTGGGCAATATCATTGAGGTCAACCAGATATTCAGCGATATCACCGGCTACACCCGTGAGGAAGTGATTGGCAAAAACCCGCGCCTGCTCAAATCCGGCCTGCACGGACAAGAGTTTTACGCCTCCCTTTGGCACGATTTGGAACAAAAAGGTTACTGGCACGGCGAGCTGTGGAATCGCCATAAAAATGGCAAGTTATACGCCACCATGATGACCATCAGCGCCGTGCAGGACGGCCTTGGCCACACCCAAAGTTACGTCAACCTATTCACCGACATCACGCCCATCAAAGAGCACCAGCGCCAACTCGAATATATCGCCCACTACGATGCGCTCACCGGTTTACCCAATCGGGTACTGCTGGCGGATCGCCTGAAACAGGCTATTTCCCACAGCCATCGGCAGAATGCTGCCTTGGCAGTGCTCTATATCGACCTGGATGGTTTTAAAGCGATCAACGATCAATACGGCCACGATACCGGCGACCAACTGCTGGTCAATATTGCCCACCGCTTAAAAGCCACCCTGCGCGAGGGCGACACTATCGCCCGTATTGGCGGCGACGAATTTGTGGTGGTTATGACCGGGCTTGAAGGGCCCAAAACCCACGAATTGGTACTGGAGCGCCTGCTGCACGAAGCCGCTACCCCGCTGATGCTGAACGAGCAGTTATTGCAAGTCTCGGCCAGTATCGGCGCCACCCTTTACCCGCAGGATGCCGCCGACGCCGACCAATTATTGCGCCACGCCGACCAGGCCATGTACATCGCCAAACAGGCGGGTAAAAACGGTTACCACCTGTTTGATGTTGCCAAAGACATGGCGGTAAAAACCCAGCGCGAATCACTGGAACACATTCGTAGCGCACTGGATAAACGAGAATTTGTATTGTTTTACCAACCCAAGGTAAACATGCGCAGCGGCGAAATTATCGGCGTAGAAGCGCTAGTGCGCTGGCAACATCCACAACAAGGGTTAATACCCCCCATCAAATTTTTACCCGTTATTGAAGATCACCCACTGAGCATTGAATTGGGCGACTGGGTAATCGACGAAGCACTGAGCCAAATTGAACGCTGGCAAGCACTGGGGCTGCAAATGCCAGTGAGTGTGAATGTGGGGGCGCTGCAATTACAGCGCAGTGATTTTGCCGCGCGCCTCGCCGAGCAACTGCTCGCTCACCCGCAAGTGCCACCGGCATTTTTGGAATTGGAGATTGTGGAGACCAGCGCGCTCAAAGACATCGCCGAAGTGGCCGACTTAATGCGCGCCTGCTGTGCCCTGGGGGTGCATTTTGCGGTGGATGATTTTGGCACCGGCTATTCATCGCTCACCTATTTAAAACGCCTGCCCGCCGATTTATTAAAAATTGATCAAACTTTTGTGCGCGACATGCTCGATGATCCGGACGATTTAGCCATCGTAAAAGGTGTGATAGGTTTGGCAAACGCATTTCACCGCCGCGTAATTGCCGAAGGTGTAGAGACTATCGCCCACGGTGAATTATTGATTCCTCTCGGCTGTGAATTGGCGCAAGGTTACGGCATTGCCCGTCCCATGCCCGCCAGTGACCTGCCACGTTGGGCTGCGCAGTGGCAACCCGACCCCGCGTGGCGCAATTTCACCGGCTGA
- a CDS encoding FadR/GntR family transcriptional regulator, producing the protein MALLDRNFNLSQRMVQELGRTIICGEFSDDSLPTEAELCEKFGVSRSAVREAVKMLSAKGLISSKPRQGIRILPEDQWNIFDPDLLRWTLESRPTLRVLKEFLQVRIAIEPEAASLAARYADDKKIDAIEQALERMRNAEENSKEDLEADIAFHVSILYASNNRFYIRLRDFISTALRVSISHTSPIKGNHDGIVEDHAKVFNAIKNRNPERAKQSMLALIDEALNFIEDEIVKQESVK; encoded by the coding sequence ATGGCGCTTCTCGACCGCAACTTCAATCTTTCACAACGCATGGTACAAGAGCTGGGACGCACAATTATCTGTGGCGAATTCAGTGACGACAGTCTGCCCACCGAGGCCGAACTGTGTGAGAAGTTTGGCGTAAGCCGCAGCGCGGTACGTGAAGCGGTAAAAATGCTTTCCGCCAAAGGGTTAATCTCCAGCAAACCACGCCAGGGCATTCGCATTCTGCCGGAAGACCAATGGAATATTTTTGACCCGGACTTACTGCGCTGGACCCTGGAAAGCCGCCCCACCCTCAGAGTGCTCAAAGAATTCCTGCAAGTGCGCATCGCCATTGAACCCGAAGCCGCCTCACTTGCCGCACGCTACGCCGACGACAAAAAAATCGACGCCATTGAACAAGCGCTGGAGCGCATGCGCAACGCCGAAGAAAACAGCAAAGAAGACCTGGAAGCCGACATCGCCTTTCACGTCAGCATTCTCTACGCCAGCAACAACCGTTTTTACATCCGCCTGCGCGATTTCATTTCAACCGCTTTGCGTGTCAGTATCAGCCACACCAGCCCCATAAAAGGTAACCACGACGGCATAGTGGAAGACCACGCCAAAGTGTTCAACGCCATCAAAAACCGCAACCCCGAACGCGCCAAACAATCCATGCTCGCGCTTATCGACGAAGCCCTGAATTTTATTGAAGATGAAATTGTGAAACAGGAAAGCGTGAAATAA
- a CDS encoding HPF/RaiA family ribosome-associated protein — protein MQIQVNTDKNIPGKEGLARQIEGILSKNLGRFSAQLTRVEVHLSDENGAKSGRKDKRCLLEARLAGREPAAVTGEAGTIEQAVAGASQKMVSLLDSELGKLSKRNI, from the coding sequence ATGCAAATTCAGGTGAATACGGATAAAAACATTCCAGGCAAAGAAGGTTTGGCTCGGCAGATTGAAGGCATACTTTCTAAAAATTTGGGGCGCTTTTCTGCCCAGCTCACACGCGTGGAAGTGCATTTAAGCGATGAAAACGGTGCTAAATCAGGCCGGAAAGACAAACGTTGTTTGCTTGAGGCGCGATTAGCAGGGCGCGAGCCAGCCGCAGTAACAGGTGAGGCTGGGACTATTGAACAAGCAGTCGCTGGTGCTTCCCAAAAAATGGTCAGCCTGCTGGATAGTGAATTAGGAAAACTTTCCAAGCGAAATATCTAG
- a CDS encoding efflux RND transporter permease subunit translates to MNIAEPFIKRPVAASLLAVAIVLLGLLSWRLLPVAPLPQVDFPAIQVYASLPGASPESMASTVATPLERALGSIPGVTAINSNSTQGFTNIWVEFTLDRNLDSAARDVQAALNAARGQLPAGMPGNPGYRKISPSQAPIMALALSSPNLAPSALYDAASTVLAQKLAQIKGVGQVGIDGASLPAVRIQLNPNALANYGIALDEVRNAISTANVLRPLGLLEEDDTRWQVRTNESLRSAADYKNLVIRYGDSGPVRLQDVATVNDSVENRYTDGFHNRSSAVTLTVSRQTGANIVETIDAINAQLPALRALMPGDTQLKVVMDRSPGIRATLKEAEVTLVLAVLLVVAVVWVFLGSARSALIPSLAIPVAIIGAFVVMYLYGFSLNNLSLMALIVAAGLVVDDAIVVLENIKRHIERGLPPMEAAILGAREVGFTLLAMNITLVVIFVSILLMGGVVEKLFREFSITLAAAMLISLLVSLSLTPALCAQLLKKAPKKSERPGTFDEIKQGYGIALSWALRHSRIVMLLLAAVIGVNIYLYVAIPKTMLPEQDTGQMTAWVRGDDGFSFQLMQPKIQEFRKVLLTDPAVEDVFGASGGGNGVSNAWMRISLKPMAERGVSVHEVVDRIRRQIPSIPGAMMMIGPDQDIRLSSPFSRSEQELLLLSDDLKLMSKWAAKITTAMENMPEVTEVDGVKEEGTQQVVLTIDRETAQRLGVDMATVATLLNNSFSQRQVSTMYDRMNQYRVVMELEPGYTATPAVLEQLQVITRDGERVPLSTFSSFDYGLAEDRVRHTNQFASESIGYGVAEGFTEEQARIAIEQKIGELMVPKEVYLATAGTSRPGWGPSTPGMAQEPAVLIACVLLAVYLILGILYESTIHPLTILSTLPSAGIGALLALRLSDTPFSLIAMLGLFLLIGIVMKNAILMIDFALELERKEGLSSRDSIFQAAMMRLRPIMMTNLAGLLGALPLILGSNEGSELRTPLGITIIGGLAVSQLLTLFTTPVVYLYMEKLRNWGLHRKTLISPLASTTTSGSTKTQTD, encoded by the coding sequence ATGAATATCGCAGAGCCGTTTATTAAAAGACCCGTCGCCGCCAGCTTGCTGGCGGTGGCGATTGTATTGCTCGGGTTATTGTCCTGGCGCTTGTTGCCGGTGGCACCCTTGCCGCAGGTGGATTTCCCCGCCATTCAGGTGTACGCCAGCTTGCCCGGCGCCAGCCCGGAGAGTATGGCATCTACCGTGGCGACACCGCTGGAGCGCGCGCTGGGCAGTATTCCGGGCGTAACCGCCATCAACTCCAACTCCACCCAGGGGTTCACTAACATCTGGGTAGAATTCACCCTGGATCGCAACCTGGATTCCGCCGCGCGCGACGTGCAAGCCGCGCTCAATGCTGCGCGCGGTCAACTGCCCGCCGGTATGCCGGGCAACCCGGGGTATCGCAAAATCAGCCCATCGCAAGCGCCAATTATGGCGCTCGCACTCAGCTCCCCCAACCTTGCGCCCAGCGCACTCTACGACGCAGCCTCCACCGTGCTCGCGCAAAAGCTGGCGCAAATTAAAGGCGTGGGCCAAGTGGGTATCGACGGGGCTTCGCTGCCTGCGGTGCGCATCCAACTCAACCCCAATGCCTTGGCCAATTACGGCATAGCGCTGGATGAAGTGCGCAACGCTATCAGCACTGCCAATGTGCTGCGCCCGCTGGGTTTGCTGGAGGAGGATGACACTCGCTGGCAGGTGCGCACCAACGAAAGCCTGCGCAGTGCCGCCGACTACAAAAATCTGGTGATCCGCTATGGCGATTCCGGGCCGGTGCGGCTGCAGGATGTGGCCACAGTGAACGACTCGGTGGAAAACCGTTATACCGATGGTTTCCACAATCGCAGTTCGGCGGTGACGCTCACCGTGAGCCGCCAAACCGGCGCCAATATAGTGGAAACCATCGACGCCATTAACGCCCAACTCCCGGCGTTGCGCGCGCTGATGCCCGGCGACACCCAATTAAAAGTGGTGATGGATCGCTCCCCCGGTATTCGCGCCACCCTCAAAGAGGCAGAGGTCACTTTGGTGCTGGCGGTGCTGTTAGTGGTGGCGGTGGTATGGGTATTTCTGGGCAGTGCACGCAGTGCACTTATTCCGAGCCTTGCGATTCCGGTGGCCATTATCGGCGCGTTTGTGGTCATGTACCTCTACGGATTTTCGCTCAACAACCTCTCGCTCATGGCGTTGATTGTGGCGGCAGGATTGGTGGTAGACGACGCGATTGTGGTGCTGGAAAACATCAAACGCCATATTGAACGCGGCCTGCCCCCTATGGAAGCCGCGATACTCGGCGCCCGCGAAGTGGGCTTTACCCTGCTGGCGATGAACATCACCCTGGTGGTGATTTTTGTCTCCATCCTGCTGATGGGCGGAGTAGTGGAAAAATTGTTCCGCGAATTCTCCATCACCCTCGCCGCCGCGATGCTGATTTCACTGCTGGTATCGCTCAGCCTCACCCCGGCGCTCTGCGCCCAACTGCTGAAAAAAGCGCCGAAAAAATCCGAACGTCCCGGCACCTTCGACGAAATCAAACAGGGTTATGGCATCGCCCTCAGCTGGGCGCTGCGCCACAGCCGGATTGTGATGCTGCTGCTCGCGGCAGTTATTGGAGTCAATATCTACCTCTATGTCGCCATCCCCAAAACCATGCTACCCGAACAGGACACCGGCCAGATGACCGCCTGGGTTCGCGGCGACGATGGTTTTTCCTTCCAATTGATGCAACCCAAGATTCAGGAATTCCGCAAAGTCCTGCTCACCGACCCCGCTGTGGAAGATGTATTTGGCGCCAGCGGTGGCGGTAATGGGGTGAGTAATGCGTGGATGCGTATCAGCCTCAAACCCATGGCAGAGCGCGGCGTAAGTGTGCATGAGGTGGTGGATCGCATCCGGCGCCAGATTCCCAGCATTCCCGGCGCCATGATGATGATCGGCCCGGACCAGGACATTCGCCTCTCTTCGCCCTTTAGCCGCAGCGAACAGGAATTGCTGTTGCTCTCCGACGATTTAAAACTGATGTCCAAATGGGCCGCCAAAATCACCACCGCCATGGAAAACATGCCGGAAGTGACCGAAGTGGACGGCGTAAAAGAGGAAGGCACCCAGCAGGTGGTACTCACCATCGACCGCGAAACCGCCCAGCGCCTGGGGGTGGATATGGCGACCGTAGCGACCCTGCTCAATAACTCCTTCTCGCAACGGCAAGTCTCCACCATGTACGACCGGATGAACCAATACCGGGTGGTGATGGAGCTGGAGCCGGGTTACACCGCCACACCGGCAGTATTGGAGCAGTTACAGGTGATTACCCGCGACGGCGAGCGGGTGCCGCTTTCCACCTTTTCCAGCTTTGACTATGGCTTGGCGGAAGATCGGGTGCGTCACACCAACCAGTTCGCCTCGGAGAGCATTGGTTACGGTGTCGCCGAAGGTTTTACCGAGGAGCAGGCGCGCATTGCCATTGAACAAAAAATCGGCGAGTTAATGGTACCCAAAGAAGTCTACCTGGCCACCGCTGGCACCAGTCGCCCCGGCTGGGGGCCAAGCACCCCCGGCATGGCGCAGGAACCGGCGGTGCTGATCGCCTGTGTATTGCTTGCGGTCTACCTGATTTTGGGCATTTTGTACGAGAGCACTATCCACCCGCTCACCATTCTCTCCACCCTGCCCTCGGCTGGCATTGGTGCCCTGCTGGCGCTGCGCTTGAGTGACACCCCCTTCAGCCTGATCGCCATGCTCGGCCTGTTTTTATTAATTGGCATAGTGATGAAAAACGCGATTTTGATGATCGACTTTGCGCTGGAGCTGGAGCGCAAAGAGGGCTTGTCCTCCCGCGACTCCATCTTCCAAGCGGCGATGATGCGCCTGCGCCCGATTATGATGACCAACCTCGCTGGCCTGCTCGGCGCCCTGCCGCTAATTCTGGGCAGTAACGAAGGCTCGGAGCTGCGCACACCACTCGGTATTACCATCATCGGCGGTCTTGCGGTCAGCCAGTTGCTCACCCTGTTTACGACCCCGGTGGTCTACCTCTACATGGAAAAGCTGCGCAACTGGGGTTTACACCGCAAAACCCTTATCTCTCCCCTTGCCTCCACTACCACCTCTGGATCAACCAAGACACAAACCGATTAA
- a CDS encoding multidrug efflux RND transporter permease subunit yields MSLSKPFILRPVATSLLMLAMLLAGILGYRLLPVAALPQVDYPIIQVFTFNPGASPDVMARTVTAPLERSLGQIPGLKQMSSTSSTGASIITLQFSLEIDLGVAEQEVQSALNSANNLLPNDLPTPPIYRKVNPADTPIVTLAVTSASLPLPEVYDLVNTRMAQKLAQLPGVGMVSLAGGQRPAIRIKVNPNALASTQLSLEQVRNAVVTANTNQPKGSFDGEYRSTMLDANDQMRSVQEYRDLLISWRDGSPLRLGDVATVENGAEDRFLAAWANEQPAVLINVQRQPGANVIEVADSIAELLPKLTATLPAAVNVAVLTDRTESIRASIRDVQKELIFAICLVVAVTLVFLRSVPATIIPSLAVPLSLVGTFAVMYFLDFSINNLTLMALTIATGFVVDDAIVMLENIARHREQGESPMQAALKGAGEIGFTLVSLTLSLIAVLIPLLFMGDLVGRLFQEFAITLAVAIGISLLVSLTLTPMMCARMLKNAPTHGSEPDFMERVIVRYGRGLDVVLQHQTAAMAVMIGTVLLTAGLYLAVPKGFFPVQDSGAIQAVTEAPQDISFSAMAEKQQQLAEQILQDEDVESLSSFIGVDGSNTTLNSGRLLINLKSHDERDAHASQVIDRLREQIKNVTGITAWFQPVQELSIEDRVSRTQYQFSLTTPDGTELDTWVPRLLERLRMEPALADVAADLQSRGLQAYVEIDRDAAARLGVRISDIAGALQTAYGQRQIATLFTQANQYRVVLEVDPDYAQGIAALQNTYVATSNGTPVLLSTIAKITQRPAPLLINNQEQFPSSTFSFNLGPGASLGAAIEAIEAVEAEMGMPATLELRFQGAAEAFRASLSNTLWLILAAIITMYIVLGILYESFIHPVTILSTLPSATVGALLALLLTGQPLDLIAVIGVVLLIGLVKKNGIMMVDFALDAQRTLGMSPREAIHRAALMRFRPILMTTLAALFGAVPLMLASGSGAELRQPLGLVMVGGLLVSQVLTLFTTPVVYLFFDRWVNKKPAADPVPQEVEA; encoded by the coding sequence ATGAGCCTTTCCAAACCGTTTATTTTGCGCCCGGTCGCGACCTCGCTGCTGATGTTGGCGATGTTGCTGGCCGGTATTTTGGGCTATCGTTTATTGCCGGTGGCCGCGCTGCCGCAGGTGGATTACCCGATTATCCAGGTATTCACCTTTAACCCCGGTGCCAGCCCCGATGTGATGGCGCGCACCGTCACCGCCCCACTGGAGCGCAGCCTGGGGCAGATTCCCGGCTTAAAACAAATGTCGTCCACCAGCTCCACCGGCGCCTCGATTATCACCCTGCAATTTTCCCTGGAGATTGATTTGGGTGTGGCCGAACAAGAGGTGCAATCCGCACTCAACTCTGCCAATAACCTGCTGCCGAATGACCTGCCCACACCGCCGATTTACCGCAAGGTCAACCCCGCCGACACCCCCATTGTCACCCTCGCCGTCACCTCCGCCAGCCTGCCGCTACCGGAGGTGTATGACCTGGTGAATACGCGTATGGCGCAGAAACTCGCGCAATTGCCCGGTGTAGGCATGGTGAGTTTGGCCGGTGGCCAGCGCCCGGCGATTCGCATCAAGGTCAACCCCAACGCCCTCGCCAGTACCCAGTTGAGTTTGGAGCAGGTGCGCAACGCGGTTGTCACCGCCAATACCAACCAGCCCAAGGGCAGCTTCGACGGTGAATACCGCTCCACCATGCTCGACGCCAATGACCAAATGCGCTCAGTGCAGGAATATCGCGATTTGCTGATCAGCTGGCGCGACGGTTCACCGCTGCGTTTGGGCGATGTCGCCACCGTGGAAAACGGCGCTGAGGATCGCTTCCTCGCCGCTTGGGCCAATGAACAACCCGCCGTGCTGATTAATGTGCAGCGCCAACCCGGCGCCAACGTGATTGAAGTGGCCGACAGCATTGCCGAGCTGCTGCCCAAACTAACCGCCACCCTGCCCGCCGCAGTGAATGTAGCGGTGCTGACTGATCGCACCGAGAGCATTCGCGCCTCGATTCGCGATGTGCAAAAAGAGCTGATTTTTGCCATCTGTTTGGTGGTCGCAGTGACCCTGGTTTTCCTGCGTTCAGTGCCCGCCACCATTATTCCCAGCCTCGCCGTACCGCTGTCACTGGTGGGTACTTTTGCGGTGATGTACTTCCTGGATTTCTCCATCAATAACCTCACCCTTATGGCGCTCACCATCGCCACCGGTTTTGTGGTGGACGACGCCATCGTCATGCTCGAAAACATCGCCCGCCACCGCGAGCAGGGGGAATCGCCCATGCAAGCGGCGCTCAAGGGCGCGGGGGAAATCGGGTTTACGCTGGTATCGCTCACTCTGTCGTTGATTGCGGTGCTGATTCCGCTACTGTTTATGGGTGATCTTGTCGGGCGATTATTTCAGGAGTTTGCAATTACGCTGGCGGTGGCGATTGGTATCTCGCTGCTGGTATCCCTCACCCTCACCCCCATGATGTGCGCGCGCATGCTCAAAAATGCGCCCACCCACGGCAGTGAGCCGGATTTTATGGAGCGGGTGATTGTGCGCTACGGGCGCGGGCTGGATGTGGTGCTGCAACACCAAACCGCCGCCATGGCCGTGATGATTGGCACTGTGCTGCTCACCGCCGGGCTTTACCTCGCCGTGCCCAAGGGGTTTTTCCCGGTACAGGACAGCGGCGCAATTCAAGCCGTGACCGAGGCGCCGCAGGACATTTCCTTCAGCGCCATGGCCGAAAAACAACAGCAATTGGCAGAGCAGATTTTGCAGGATGAGGACGTTGAAAGCCTGTCGTCCTTTATTGGAGTAGATGGCAGCAACACTACCCTCAACTCCGGCCGTTTGCTCATCAACCTCAAATCCCATGACGAGCGCGACGCCCATGCCAGCCAGGTGATTGACCGATTGCGGGAGCAGATCAAAAACGTTACCGGCATTACCGCCTGGTTCCAGCCGGTGCAGGAACTGAGTATTGAGGACCGAGTGAGCCGCACCCAATATCAGTTCAGCTTAACCACCCCGGATGGCACCGAATTGGATACCTGGGTGCCGCGTTTATTAGAGCGTTTGCGCATGGAGCCAGCCTTGGCGGATGTCGCCGCCGACCTGCAAAGCCGTGGCCTGCAAGCCTATGTGGAAATTGACCGCGACGCCGCCGCGCGCCTCGGGGTGCGCATTAGCGACATCGCTGGCGCCCTGCAAACGGCTTACGGCCAGCGCCAAATTGCGACCCTGTTTACCCAGGCTAACCAATACCGGGTGGTACTGGAAGTAGACCCCGATTACGCCCAGGGTATCGCCGCACTGCAAAATACCTATGTGGCCACCAGCAACGGCACACCGGTGTTGCTTTCCACTATCGCCAAAATCACCCAGCGCCCGGCACCATTGCTGATTAACAATCAAGAGCAATTCCCCTCCTCCACTTTCTCTTTCAACCTCGGTCCCGGTGCATCGCTAGGCGCTGCGATTGAAGCCATTGAAGCCGTGGAAGCGGAAATGGGCATGCCCGCCACCCTGGAGTTGCGTTTTCAGGGCGCCGCCGAAGCCTTCCGAGCCTCGCTTAGCAATACGCTGTGGCTGATCCTCGCGGCGATTATCACCATGTACATAGTGCTGGGGATTTTGTACGAGAGCTTTATCCACCCCGTCACCATTCTCTCCACCCTGCCCTCGGCGACGGTGGGCGCACTCTTGGCGCTATTACTGACCGGCCAACCGCTGGATTTGATTGCGGTGATCGGGGTGGTACTGCTGATCGGGCTGGTGAAAAAGAACGGCATCATGATGGTGGACTTTGCGCTGGACGCCCAACGCACCCTCGGCATGTCGCCGCGCGAAGCGATTCATCGCGCCGCCCTGATGCGTTTCCGCCCAATTCTCATGACCACCCTCGCCGCGCTGTTTGGCGCAGTGCCCCTGATGCTCGCCTCTGGCTCCGGCGCCGAATTGCGCCAACCACTGGGTTTGGTGATGGTGGGCGGCTTGCTGGTAAGCCAGGTATTAACCCTGTTCACCACGCCGGTGGTGTATTTGTTTTTTGATCGTTGGGTAAACAAAAAACCCGCGGCCGATCCCGTTCCACAAGAGGTGGAGGCGTAA